In the Bacillus shivajii genome, one interval contains:
- a CDS encoding serpin family protein has translation MSEEKRECDGHFQCEFPKRINQISSQFLYKLFEKKDNVLISPYSLIEALMMTLVGTKGETKNELLETIGLIKIKEEEIFQFYKDYHKRLKNEETIEVTVANSLWMREENEFFQGFKQILEKQFEAKIDYLTTKESINNWVREQTAGKIRDMVDTIDESTLMLLLNAVYFYGEWSKPFDRDLTSTERFTTSEGISVEIPFMLKRDYIMYKKTEKYETVRLFYGDQRSFCMDLLLPREKEKLRDIIKEISNKDVKWEVPNEESYGVIKVPKFSIAVEHQLKDMLIDLGVKKAFDPSEADFSGIASIPPNLYINEVKSKAFIELNEEGTEAAAVTSVEVRGGGEQEVFNLAFNHPFLFRICDCTNETVHFVGYVANPRNQG, from the coding sequence ATGTCAGAAGAAAAAAGAGAATGTGATGGTCATTTTCAGTGTGAATTTCCAAAACGTATCAATCAAATCAGTAGTCAGTTCCTTTATAAATTGTTTGAAAAAAAAGATAATGTATTAATTAGTCCTTATAGTTTGATTGAAGCACTAATGATGACGTTAGTTGGTACAAAGGGAGAAACGAAAAATGAGCTTCTAGAAACTATAGGGTTAATTAAAATTAAGGAAGAGGAAATCTTTCAGTTTTATAAAGACTATCATAAAAGGTTAAAGAATGAAGAAACGATTGAAGTTACTGTAGCAAATTCATTATGGATGAGAGAAGAAAATGAATTTTTTCAAGGGTTTAAACAGATACTTGAGAAACAATTTGAAGCAAAAATTGATTATTTAACAACGAAGGAATCGATTAATAATTGGGTGAGGGAGCAAACTGCTGGGAAAATAAGAGATATGGTAGATACAATTGATGAAAGTACGCTGATGCTTTTACTAAATGCTGTGTATTTCTATGGAGAGTGGAGCAAACCGTTTGACCGTGATCTCACATCAACAGAACGGTTTACAACAAGTGAAGGTATAAGTGTTGAAATTCCTTTTATGCTTAAAAGAGATTACATCATGTATAAAAAGACGGAAAAATATGAGACTGTCCGTCTTTTTTATGGGGATCAGCGTAGTTTTTGTATGGATTTACTACTTCCTCGGGAGAAAGAGAAGTTGCGTGACATAATAAAAGAGATATCCAATAAAGATGTAAAGTGGGAAGTACCAAATGAAGAGAGCTATGGGGTAATAAAAGTTCCGAAGTTTTCAATCGCGGTAGAGCATCAGTTGAAGGATATGTTAATAGATCTTGGGGTGAAGAAAGCATTTGATCCATCAGAAGCAGACTTTTCTGGCATTGCATCTATACCACCGAACCTTTATATTAATGAAGTGAAATCGAAAGCGTTTATTGAACTTAATGAGGAAGGAACAGAAGCTGCGGCAGTAACTTCTGTAGAAGTAAGAGGAGGAGGTGAACAAGAAGTATTTAACTTAGCATTT